The Triticum aestivum cultivar Chinese Spring chromosome 7B, IWGSC CS RefSeq v2.1, whole genome shotgun sequence genome window below encodes:
- the LOC123161447 gene encoding uncharacterized protein isoform X2, translated as MSTPTTMGILSPADRSHDSSLISAEKSTPKCGASATFPAVAPPFLHQPPPPPEDTEQAVRIEAPPPPRPFPPVSSLMPTRLLIKYFLRVDADGLFHTYPRRGGPFKSLKEAQDAIDSHHANLCKFKYMGDLSEEDVHVWQTLYWPNGTRMNSKQALDVMMNRRPKWDVLNALLDKYNEDHHLFGDFAYELKEIVSYKPHFQGRNSPYKCRSFSHLNLIVKSGSSAVGDLFFAEITCLKDGELEEYVLSCICVVTPEANGEYCGCGDDVKHPTGVEYKKRDKLPVRRNGCRQMSEELFNEFIVVRDEDWLDAEEARVRREFRMSNKGDGQGMRGRYVVPAKR; from the exons ATGTCTACGCCAACGACGATGGGGATTTTGtcaccggcggatcggagccacgACTCCTCTCTGATCTCTGCAGAGAAATCAACTCCGAAATGCGGCGCCAGCGCGACCTTTCCCGCAGTCGCCCCTCCCTTCCTCCATCAGCCACCGCCTCCACC CGAGGACACCGAGCAGGCAGTGCGTattgaggccccaccaccgccaagGCCTTTTCCACCTGTTTCTTCACTGATGCCAACAAGATTGCTCATTAAATATTTTCTGAGGGTTGATGCTGATGGACTCTTTCACACATATCCTCGTCGAGGTGGTCCGTTTAAGAGCTTGAAAGAAGCTCAGGATGCTATAGACTCCCATCACGCTAATCTGTGTAAATTCAA GTACATGGGGGATCTTTCAGAGGAGGATGTCCATGTGTGGCAGACCCTGTACTGGCCTAATGGTACAAGGATGAATTCCAAACAAGCTTTGGATGTGATGATGAACCGTCGCCCCAAATGGGATGTACTTAACGCTTTACTGGACAAGTACAATGAGGACCATCATCTTTTTGGG GATTTTGCATATGAATTGAAGGAAATTGTGAGTTACAAACCACATTTTCAGGGAAGAAACTCTCCATACAAATGCAGATCATTCTCTCACTTAAATTTGATTGTCAAGAGTGGGTCGAGTGCCGTCGGCGATCTTTTCTTCGCTGAAATTACATGTTTGAAGGATGGCGAGTTGGAGGAATATGTGCTCAGCTGTATATGTGTTGTTACGCCAGAAGCTAACG GCGAGTACTGTGGATGTGGAGATGATGTAAAGCACCCCACTGGTGTTGAGTACAAAAAGCGGGACAAGTTGCCTGTTCGGCGCAATGGTTGTAGGCAAATGTCAGAAGAATTATTCAATGAG TTTATTGTTGTTCGTGATGAGGATTGGCTGGATGCAGAGGAGGCCAGGGTGAGACGAGAGTTTAGGATGAGCAACAAAGGAGATGGCCAGGGAATGAGGGGCAGATACGTCGTACCGGCAAAACGGTAG
- the LOC123161447 gene encoding uncharacterized protein isoform X1, with the protein MSTPTTMGILSPADRSHDSSLISAEKSTPKCGASATFPAVAPPFLHQPPPPPSEDTEQAVRIEAPPPPRPFPPVSSLMPTRLLIKYFLRVDADGLFHTYPRRGGPFKSLKEAQDAIDSHHANLCKFKYMGDLSEEDVHVWQTLYWPNGTRMNSKQALDVMMNRRPKWDVLNALLDKYNEDHHLFGDFAYELKEIVSYKPHFQGRNSPYKCRSFSHLNLIVKSGSSAVGDLFFAEITCLKDGELEEYVLSCICVVTPEANGEYCGCGDDVKHPTGVEYKKRDKLPVRRNGCRQMSEELFNEFIVVRDEDWLDAEEARVRREFRMSNKGDGQGMRGRYVVPAKR; encoded by the exons ATGTCTACGCCAACGACGATGGGGATTTTGtcaccggcggatcggagccacgACTCCTCTCTGATCTCTGCAGAGAAATCAACTCCGAAATGCGGCGCCAGCGCGACCTTTCCCGCAGTCGCCCCTCCCTTCCTCCATCAGCCACCGCCTCCACC CAGCGAGGACACCGAGCAGGCAGTGCGTattgaggccccaccaccgccaagGCCTTTTCCACCTGTTTCTTCACTGATGCCAACAAGATTGCTCATTAAATATTTTCTGAGGGTTGATGCTGATGGACTCTTTCACACATATCCTCGTCGAGGTGGTCCGTTTAAGAGCTTGAAAGAAGCTCAGGATGCTATAGACTCCCATCACGCTAATCTGTGTAAATTCAA GTACATGGGGGATCTTTCAGAGGAGGATGTCCATGTGTGGCAGACCCTGTACTGGCCTAATGGTACAAGGATGAATTCCAAACAAGCTTTGGATGTGATGATGAACCGTCGCCCCAAATGGGATGTACTTAACGCTTTACTGGACAAGTACAATGAGGACCATCATCTTTTTGGG GATTTTGCATATGAATTGAAGGAAATTGTGAGTTACAAACCACATTTTCAGGGAAGAAACTCTCCATACAAATGCAGATCATTCTCTCACTTAAATTTGATTGTCAAGAGTGGGTCGAGTGCCGTCGGCGATCTTTTCTTCGCTGAAATTACATGTTTGAAGGATGGCGAGTTGGAGGAATATGTGCTCAGCTGTATATGTGTTGTTACGCCAGAAGCTAACG GCGAGTACTGTGGATGTGGAGATGATGTAAAGCACCCCACTGGTGTTGAGTACAAAAAGCGGGACAAGTTGCCTGTTCGGCGCAATGGTTGTAGGCAAATGTCAGAAGAATTATTCAATGAG TTTATTGTTGTTCGTGATGAGGATTGGCTGGATGCAGAGGAGGCCAGGGTGAGACGAGAGTTTAGGATGAGCAACAAAGGAGATGGCCAGGGAATGAGGGGCAGATACGTCGTACCGGCAAAACGGTAG